From Astyanax mexicanus isolate ESR-SI-001 chromosome 16, AstMex3_surface, whole genome shotgun sequence, one genomic window encodes:
- the lyve1a gene encoding lymphatic vessel endothelial hyaluronic acid receptor 1a, translated as MTRSGTLLLLLLLLLLWVNLITSALLTDLSQIKVYPKHGSISGVFHASLSAGYAFNASSARELCEHLGVAIADKAQVIRASTQGFQTCRFGWIDEQIAVIPRIQANPACGQGKVGVIVWRVQLTGKFDVYCFNSTDFEVHAQAATTKEPHKTPTVTVAPNTSQSSTSGDVKLVKTTASEPDDFWPDLRATFSGRSHAHSPVLNYPEDREQALALSSTKSTIGAVPTALLISTIFTFLMAAIVAVWYFKTGRSPPGEWDDGEQQQECIETEEWDTKQPEAEEEKQQAESADDVSVSVDCENESDTESREAE; from the exons atgaccagaagcgggaccctgctgctgctgctgctgctgctgctgctgtgggtgAATCTCATCACATCTGCTCTGCTTACTGATCTCAGCCAGATCAAAG TTTACCCGAAGCATGGCAGCATCTCGGGCGTGTTCCACGCCTCCCTCTCAGCCGGCTACGCCTTCAACGCCTCCAGCGCCAGAGAGCTGTGTGAACATCTGGGCGTGGCCATCGCAGATAAAGCACAGGTGATCCGTGCTTCTACACAGGGCTTCCAAACGTGCAG GTTTGGGTGGATAGATGAACAAATTGCTGTTATTCCACGAATTCAAGCCAATCCAGCCTGCGGTCAAGGAAAAGTGGGAGTCATAGTGTGGCGAGTTCAACTCACTGGAAAATTTGATGTCTACTGTTTCAATTCAACAG ATTTTGAAGTTCATGCCCAAGCAGCTACAACCAAAGAGCCACACAAGACACCAACTGTTACAGTGGCACCAAACACATCCCAGTCATCCACCAGTGGAGATGTGAAACTGGTTAAAACCACTGCGTCAGAGCCAGACGACTTTTGGCCTGATCTTCGTGCTACGTTCTCTGGAAGATCTCACGCTCATAGTCCTGTTCTGAACTATCCAGAGGACAGGGAACAAGCCTTAGCCTTAAGCAGCACCAAATCTACCATTGGAG CCGTCCCGACCGCTCTGCTCATCTCCACCATCTTCACCTTCCTAATGGCTGCCATCGTAGCTGTTTGGTACTTCAAAAC GGGCAGATCTCCTCCGGGCGAGTGGGACGACggggagcagcagcaggagtgtATAGAGACTGAGGAGTGGGACACAAAGCAGCCTGAAGCTGAAGAGGAAAAGCAGCAGGCTGAGAGCGCTGATGACGTCAGTGTGAGCGTGGACTGCGAGAACGAGAGCGATACAGAAAGCAGAGAAGCTGAATAA